The Leucobacter sp. UCMA 4100 genome window below encodes:
- a CDS encoding class I SAM-dependent RNA methyltransferase, translating to MTEHESTLSVGDEIELEVTGIAHGGISVARHEGRVVFVSDAIPGETVTARVTEARKKKFARASVTNVVEASADRVAHIWEEAGVDRDPDERVGGAEFGHIALPRQRALKEDVLTDAMLRFGKIEARATVEAAEGDDETGGLGWRSRVRLHVDEETGIVGPYAARSRRVVNVEGLPLANAEINMIAPLGEYIPDASAVDVVAPSSDDPRALIVDVESGERIGENDRVFESVGGRGFVVRAGGFWQVHREAPLTLFEAVRDEITALGDRFDPLATNLDLYGGVGLLGAAMIEAGGPRVKVTSVESDAGATDDAAENLSDFVGAMAVTGKVDAYLRDVIKNGNASSRERMRQATVVLDPPRSGAGSLVTKALTTLEPRNIVYVACDPVALARDTQALTEAGYALTTLRAFDLFPHTHHFETVAVFER from the coding sequence ATGACAGAGCACGAGAGCACCCTTTCCGTTGGTGACGAAATAGAACTTGAGGTCACCGGCATCGCACACGGCGGCATTAGCGTGGCGAGGCACGAGGGGCGCGTCGTCTTCGTATCTGACGCGATTCCAGGCGAGACCGTTACCGCACGCGTGACCGAGGCGCGCAAGAAGAAGTTTGCACGGGCGAGCGTTACGAACGTCGTCGAGGCGTCTGCCGACCGCGTTGCGCACATCTGGGAAGAGGCCGGGGTCGACCGCGATCCCGACGAGCGCGTAGGCGGAGCCGAGTTTGGCCACATCGCCCTACCGCGCCAGCGTGCTCTCAAAGAAGACGTTCTCACCGACGCCATGCTTCGGTTCGGCAAGATCGAAGCGCGCGCAACGGTCGAGGCGGCCGAGGGCGACGACGAGACGGGCGGCCTCGGCTGGCGGTCACGCGTGCGCCTGCACGTCGATGAAGAGACCGGCATCGTCGGCCCCTACGCCGCTCGCAGCCGCCGAGTGGTGAACGTCGAAGGGCTGCCACTCGCGAACGCCGAGATCAACATGATCGCGCCGCTCGGCGAGTACATTCCCGACGCGTCTGCCGTTGATGTCGTGGCCCCGAGCAGCGATGACCCTCGCGCGCTCATCGTCGACGTTGAGTCGGGCGAGCGCATCGGCGAAAACGACCGCGTCTTCGAGTCGGTTGGCGGCCGCGGCTTCGTGGTGCGCGCCGGCGGCTTCTGGCAGGTGCACCGCGAGGCGCCCCTCACCCTCTTCGAAGCCGTGCGCGACGAGATCACCGCTCTTGGCGATCGCTTCGATCCTCTCGCAACGAACCTCGACCTCTATGGCGGCGTCGGCCTGCTCGGCGCGGCCATGATCGAGGCCGGCGGCCCTCGCGTGAAGGTCACGAGCGTTGAGTCAGACGCAGGCGCAACCGACGATGCGGCCGAGAACCTCTCAGACTTCGTTGGCGCGATGGCCGTCACCGGCAAGGTCGACGCCTACCTGCGCGACGTCATCAAAAACGGCAACGCATCGTCACGAGAGCGTATGCGGCAGGCGACCGTCGTGCTCGATCCACCGCGTTCTGGCGCAGGCAGCCTCGTCACAAAGGCGCTCACCACGCTTGAGCCGCGCAACATCGTGTACGTCGCCTGCGACCCCGTCGCGCTCGCCCGCGACACCCAAGCGCTCACCGAGGCAGGCTACGCGCTCACGACGCTGCGCGCCTTCGACCTCTTCCCGCACACCCACCACTTCGAGACCGTGGCAGTGTTCGAACGCTAA
- a CDS encoding pyruvate carboxylase: protein MFKKVLVANRGEIAIRAFRAAYELGARTVAVFPYEDRNSLHRLKADEAYQIGTVGHPVRAYLDVDEIIRVAKESGADAIYPGYGFLSENPHLAEAARDAGITFIGPSKEALEMAGNKVAAKNHAIDAGVPVLKSTPPTTDIEALMKGAEEIGYPLFAKAVAGGGGRGMRRVEKPELLREALESAMREADSAFGDPTMFIEQAVLRPRHIEVQVLADRSGETVHLFERDCSVQRRHQKVVEIAPAPNISQEKRDELTRDAVAFARSIGYENAGTVEFLLDTEGDRKGEHVFIEMNPRIQVEHTVTEEITDIDLVQAQMLIASGSSLEELGLTQDKIKMHGAALQCRITTEDPADGFRPDLGRITAYRSPGGGGVRLDGGTINPGSQISPHFDSMLAKLTSRGRDYQQAVTRQRRALAEFRIRGVATNIPFLMAVLDDEEFRAGDVSTAFIEERPELLSLNRPQDRASKILQYVANTTVNKPNGERPTRLQVADKLPIIDTNADIQPGSRQRLEKLGPEGFAKALREQKELAVTETTFRDAHQSILATRVRTRDLTAVAPHIAMLTPELLSVEAWGGATYDVALRFLGEDPWERLAKIREEMPNIAIQMLLRGQNTVGYTPYPAKVARAFVQEAAETGVDIFRIFDALNDVEQMRVAIDAVRETGNTVAEVALCYTGNLLDPAEDLYTLDYYLKLAEQIVDAGAHVLAIKDMAGLLRPAAAAKLVTALRERFDLPVHLHTHDTPGGQLATLLAASAAGVDAVDVASAPLSGGTSQPSLSALVAALANTERDTGLNADNVLALEPYWDAVRNMYAPFESGLPGPTGRVYTHEIPGGQLSNLRQQAIALGLADHFEKIEDMYAAANRILGRVPKVTPSSKVVGDLALHLVAVDADPADFEQNPGSYDIPDSVVGFMAGELGDLPGGWPEPFRSKVLEGRSVKLSEAEVSAEDEQALAESGTTRRRALNRLLFPAPTKQYLDARDQYGDLSILETNDYLYGLIPGEEHVIDLERGVRLFVGLEAIGEADEKGVRSVMVRVNGQVRPVYVKDESIKVEVALAEKADRTDPQHVAAPFAGSVTQRVAVGDQVAAGQPVATIEAMKMEAAITANVTGTVTRLAFTGTRSVEAGDLVLVVEVDH, encoded by the coding sequence ATGTTCAAAAAGGTACTGGTAGCGAACCGTGGCGAGATCGCCATTCGGGCATTTCGCGCGGCATACGAGTTGGGGGCGCGCACGGTTGCCGTCTTTCCCTATGAAGACAGGAACTCGCTTCACCGCTTAAAGGCTGACGAGGCGTACCAGATCGGTACGGTTGGGCACCCGGTTCGGGCATACCTCGACGTTGACGAGATCATTCGCGTGGCGAAGGAATCTGGCGCTGACGCCATTTACCCCGGCTACGGTTTTCTCTCAGAAAACCCGCACCTCGCAGAGGCTGCGCGCGACGCTGGCATCACGTTCATCGGGCCGAGCAAAGAGGCACTCGAGATGGCCGGCAACAAGGTTGCGGCGAAGAACCACGCGATTGATGCCGGCGTTCCGGTCTTGAAATCGACCCCACCGACGACCGACATTGAGGCGCTCATGAAGGGCGCCGAAGAGATCGGGTACCCGCTCTTCGCGAAGGCGGTAGCGGGCGGCGGCGGCCGCGGCATGCGTCGCGTCGAGAAGCCAGAACTCTTGCGCGAGGCGCTCGAGAGCGCAATGCGTGAGGCCGACAGCGCCTTTGGCGACCCCACCATGTTCATCGAGCAGGCGGTGCTTCGCCCACGTCACATCGAGGTGCAGGTACTCGCCGATCGCTCGGGCGAGACGGTGCACCTCTTCGAGCGTGACTGCTCGGTGCAGCGTCGCCACCAGAAGGTTGTCGAGATCGCACCCGCTCCCAACATCTCGCAGGAGAAGCGCGACGAACTCACTCGCGACGCCGTCGCGTTCGCACGCTCGATCGGCTACGAGAACGCCGGCACCGTCGAGTTCTTGCTCGACACCGAGGGCGATCGTAAGGGCGAGCACGTGTTCATCGAGATGAACCCGCGCATTCAGGTTGAGCACACCGTGACCGAAGAGATCACCGACATCGACCTCGTGCAGGCGCAGATGCTCATCGCGTCTGGCTCATCGCTCGAAGAGCTCGGGCTCACGCAAGACAAGATCAAGATGCACGGCGCCGCACTGCAGTGCCGCATCACGACCGAAGATCCCGCCGACGGGTTCCGCCCCGACCTCGGCCGCATCACTGCCTACCGCTCACCGGGCGGCGGCGGCGTGCGTCTCGACGGCGGCACGATCAACCCCGGCTCGCAAATCAGCCCCCACTTCGACTCGATGCTCGCCAAGCTCACGAGCCGCGGCCGCGACTACCAGCAGGCGGTTACCCGTCAGCGCCGCGCCCTCGCCGAGTTCCGCATTCGCGGCGTCGCGACGAACATCCCGTTCCTCATGGCCGTGCTCGACGACGAAGAGTTTCGCGCCGGCGACGTCTCGACCGCCTTCATTGAAGAGCGCCCCGAGCTGCTGAGCCTCAACCGCCCGCAAGACCGCGCTTCGAAGATTCTGCAGTACGTCGCCAACACGACGGTCAACAAGCCGAACGGTGAGCGCCCGACGCGCCTGCAGGTTGCCGACAAGCTGCCCATCATCGACACGAACGCCGACATTCAGCCTGGCTCGCGCCAGCGTCTCGAAAAGCTCGGTCCCGAGGGATTCGCGAAGGCGCTTCGTGAGCAGAAGGAACTCGCGGTCACCGAAACGACCTTCCGCGACGCACACCAGTCGATTCTCGCGACCCGCGTGCGCACCCGCGACCTGACGGCGGTGGCCCCGCACATCGCGATGCTCACCCCTGAGCTGCTCTCGGTCGAGGCCTGGGGCGGCGCGACGTACGACGTGGCCCTCCGATTCTTGGGAGAGGATCCCTGGGAGCGACTCGCGAAGATCCGCGAAGAAATGCCAAATATCGCGATCCAGATGCTGTTGCGCGGCCAGAACACCGTCGGCTACACGCCATACCCGGCCAAGGTAGCCCGCGCCTTCGTGCAGGAGGCGGCAGAGACCGGCGTTGATATCTTCCGCATCTTTGACGCGCTCAACGACGTCGAGCAGATGCGCGTCGCGATCGACGCGGTGCGCGAGACCGGCAACACGGTCGCCGAGGTGGCGCTGTGCTACACCGGCAACCTGCTCGACCCGGCTGAAGATCTGTACACGCTCGATTACTACCTGAAGCTTGCCGAGCAGATCGTTGACGCTGGCGCACACGTACTCGCGATCAAAGACATGGCGGGCCTCTTGCGTCCAGCCGCTGCCGCGAAGCTCGTCACCGCGTTGCGCGAGCGTTTCGACCTGCCTGTGCACCTGCACACGCACGATACCCCCGGTGGCCAGCTCGCGACCCTGCTCGCGGCCTCGGCCGCTGGCGTTGACGCGGTTGACGTTGCGAGCGCACCGCTTTCGGGCGGCACGAGCCAGCCTTCGCTCTCGGCCCTCGTCGCGGCGCTCGCCAACACCGAGCGTGACACGGGCCTGAACGCCGACAACGTGCTCGCCCTCGAGCCGTACTGGGATGCGGTGCGCAACATGTACGCACCCTTCGAGTCGGGTCTGCCCGGGCCCACGGGTCGGGTCTACACGCACGAGATTCCCGGTGGTCAGCTCTCGAACCTGCGCCAGCAGGCGATCGCACTGGGCCTCGCCGACCACTTCGAGAAGATCGAAGACATGTACGCGGCGGCGAACCGCATCCTGGGCCGCGTGCCCAAGGTGACACCGTCGTCGAAGGTCGTGGGCGACCTCGCCCTGCATCTCGTTGCGGTCGACGCCGATCCTGCCGACTTCGAGCAGAACCCCGGCAGCTACGACATTCCCGATTCGGTCGTTGGCTTCATGGCCGGCGAACTCGGCGACCTGCCTGGCGGGTGGCCTGAGCCATTCCGCTCGAAGGTACTTGAGGGGCGCTCGGTGAAGCTCTCAGAGGCCGAGGTGTCGGCCGAAGACGAGCAGGCCCTCGCAGAGTCGGGCACCACGCGCCGCCGCGCGCTCAACCGACTGCTCTTCCCGGCGCCGACGAAGCAGTACCTCGACGCCCGCGACCAGTACGGTGATCTCTCGATTCTTGAGACCAACGATTACCTCTACGGGCTCATCCCGGGCGAAGAGCACGTGATCGACCTCGAGCGTGGCGTGCGACTGTTCGTGGGCCTTGAAGCGATCGGCGAGGCCGACGAGAAGGGCGTGCGCTCGGTCATGGTGCGCGTCAACGGCCAGGTTCGTCCGGTGTACGTGAAGGACGAGTCGATCAAGGTCGAGGTTGCCCTGGCAGAGAAGGCCGATCGCACCGACCCGCAGCACGTGGCGGCCCCCTTCGCGGGCTCGGTCACGCAGCGCGTTGCCGTCGGCGATCAGGTTGCTGCGGGTCAGCCCGTCGCGACAATCGAGGCCATGAAGATGGAGGCCGCGATCACCGCGAACGTGACCGGCACCGTCACCCGTCTCGCGTTCACGGGTACTCGCTCGGTTGAGGCTGGCGATCTCGTGCTCGTCGTCGAGGTTGACCACTAG